Genomic DNA from Hordeum vulgare subsp. vulgare chromosome 2H, MorexV3_pseudomolecules_assembly, whole genome shotgun sequence:
aaccaaccatataactcaaatacgcataaaacaacgtcgaaccttaagtgtgcagaccctgcgggttcgagaactatgtagacatgacccgagggactcctcggtcaatatccaatagcgggacctggatgcccatattggatcctacatattctacgaagatcttatcgttttaacctcagtgccaaggattcatataatccagtatgtcattccctttgtccttcggtatgttacttgcccgagatttgatcgtcagtatccgcatacctatttcaatctcgtttaccggcaagtctctttactcgttccgtaatacaagatcccgcaacttacactaagtcacattgcttgcaaggcttgtgtgtgatgttgtattaccgagtgggccccgagatacctctccgtcacacagagtgacaaatcccagtcttgatccatactaactcaacgaacaccttcggagatacccgtagagaatctttatagtcacccagttacgttgcgacgtttgatacacacaaagcattcctccggtgtcaatgagttatatgatctcatggtcataggaataaatacttgacacgcacaaaacagtggcaacaaaatgacacgatcaacatgctatgtctattaaattgggtctagtccatcacatgattctcccaatgacgtgatccagttatcaagcaacaacaccttgaacatagtcagaagaccctgactatccttgatcaactgtctagccaactagaggcttgctagggacattgttttgtctatgtatccacacatgtatctaaatcttcattcaatacaattatagcatggataataaacgattatcttgatacaggaattataatagtaacttatttatcattgcctctagggcataattccaacacagggcactcagtctccttctcctcctccgccgagtgatcagggcactcagtctcCTTCTCCGGTGCAtggcggcactccgcctccttctccgcctacgCCGGCACACCCGAGCAGccaacctcctccttctccgcctcatcaacaagggcggaagagacccgccgccgctccggctgctCCGGCGCGTCGTCCTTCTACTCTGCCtcataagaaaggaaagacaaccgcagccgctccgtctcctccggcgtctagcagtacagccagaggcaggcaatacaaatacggtccttctctgaagactccagagaagttaccatacgagaggagccaggaggaaaacgCGAAGATCGTGCAAGCCGAAGTGAAAAACTtatttgaaggggtgaaagcaaagaaTCATCCACCtctggaggagaagatagatccggtaaaaacGAAGCATACTCTGGCtaccctgaagaaaccaccaaagtctccgacgaaaGGAAACTATTAGCGCATTATTagaaagtcatttatcgaagcggagcggtcgggaagtacttccagtgatcaaaggttagtagaacgacgagctgggaaaaaagttgcccagctcggcgaacaagggAACCAATCATTCCCCCCGCTCAagctgtctagcgatatcgtcctaatcatccggggatcttgttcccggtaccaatcctgcagattacctgcccgacgatgcacattttaatttattggaggtggacgaacacaaatacgtgtacgggaagcctctcgtcaaagattaaagatctctaacaacgatgatgtgaagattccatgattggtacatgaaaacctgcaaagagtctgggggagtaatattttgacgccgagagttagaaaggagcatggCCCCGTTGGACatgaactgttgatggttccatttaaggagttcttcccgtttttcaatctgCTGGCCCTCGATAAactaatgatcacttgctactgcctgtaagtagtactacttctgtcattaagtatctatatataggtcagctctttcattgcatgtattgttaattatcctcactatattatatgcagaatgaagatcgtcgaattaaagaaaagacaaatcggtgatattgggttcattaacacaaatctcgtagatgcatttatgattaaatctcaggccaaagatacagaggccaacctgctacaatcgtttgtattgaatcaaaacaaatctataatactcttcccttacgaattccagtgagtgttactgtcttgtgcatattcggtttcccttattagtcaatgttacagtaatgtaattgatgagttatgcatgtgtgcgcagcttccactatattctcctagagattaagcttgagcagggactagtaaccgtcttagactcgagacgaaaagatcccaacgagtatgcggacatgactgaaattctacagaagtaagttaaatcggtcattatcgcaccatatcagtaactttgttcatttcctgatatcaagtaattgttttctttgtctagcagggtttgaaaaaaaatcacctcaaaaactccgggactgccgaagaaggtgcaatttagacacccgaaagtaagtactatagtagcatgttccacgcatctcctagtgattcaagcgctagtttcatcgaaaccatttagcatgcttgctaactatcagtttgattgacctctatttcttgtaaagtggttgtggcaggaaccagggaatgattactgtggatactacatttgcgagtccatctgccacacgacctgtgagcaggcctactctgacaaacaatatgacgtgcgtaaataataatattcacaattttattttattaccatcatttgtgttcagtttcatttattcatatatatgtattgacccccttcttcaaattagatatatcggatgcggaatgaactcctactAGCAGAtcatatgcgaggaattcaagaggaattggcggcattctttcttgaccacgagaTCGctgaagacggagaataccatctgAACCGTaatcagttgaattttaattaggagattatattgtaagagataattatagtGTATATATGTAGcgagtagcgtcggatagatatacgagaacttgttgttcgaccaatctctctgAGAagaagaggtggtcgatatcacttctctttgtatgcatacgttcatgacgatcttttgtttccttcatttgcttactagctagcagatacgtctccaacatatctataattttttatgctttcatgctattatcttgtcaaactttggatgttttgcatgccttttatatattttttgagactaacttattaactcagtgccaagtgccagttcctgttttttccatgtttttgacccctttcagaggagattttgaaacggagtccaaacggaataaaatctccgaaaggaatttttccgtaacggaagaagatcaggagacttgagagccaaggcaggggggccccacaaaccctcaccccgcggccaggaggGAGGCTGCGGcccgcaggcttgtgggccccctagacgccctctaccctaggggttgcgcctatatattccctaaaaatcccaaaaaaatcaggagatcatcgaaaatacttttccgccgccgcaagcttttgtctccgcaagatcccatctggggcacgttctggtgccctgccggaggggggattcggatacggagggcttcttcatcaacaccatgacctctccgatgctgcgtgagtagttcaccatagacctacgggtccatagctagtaactagatggcttcttctctctcttgggtcttcaatacaaagttctccatgatcttcatggagatctatccgatgtaatcttcttttgcggtgtgtttgtcgagatccgatgaattgtggttttatgatcagattatctatgaatcttatttgagtttcttctaatctctcttatgcataatttcatatccttgtaattctcttcgagttggggGTTTtgcctggccaactagatctatgattcttgcaatgggagaagtgcttggttttgggttcataccgtgcggtgacctcacccactgacagaaggggtagcgaggcacgcatcgtgttcttgccatcaagggtaaaaagatggggttttcatcattggtttgagatcatccatctgcatcatgtcatcttgcttaaggcgttactctgttcgtcatgaactcaatatactagatgcatgctggatagcggtcgatgtgtggagtaatagtagtagatgcagaaagtatcggtctacttgtctcggacgtgatgcctatatgtatgatcgttgccttagatatcgtcatgactttgcgcggttctatcaattgctcgacggtaatttgttcacccaccgtgatatttgctattttgagagaagcctctagtgaacactatggtccccgggtctactccacaccatattttcagccttacactttttacttcgttgcactttctgccttcagatctcactttgcaaacaaccttgaagggattggcaacccctttgaagcgttgggtgcaagcttgtttgtgtttgtgcaggtaccttggttctcaaactgggggaaatacttactgctcctgtgctgcatcaccctttcctctggatcgataccttggttctcaaactgagggaaatacttactgctcctgtgctgcatcaccctttcctctggatcgataccttggttctctaattgagggaaatacttactgctcctgtgctgcatcaccctttcctcttcaagggaaaaaaccaacgcaagcccagtctccgtcaacgtgtcaatttctggcgatgttgtttgagaagtagcattagcgtgtctagtcctctctatacgtatagtatgtagcgtcgaccaagcacggagataagagaggacacttctctctattcattagctagctaacacaatatatgaaacacctaaattaaccccccctaAACCCCACCcccccttttcaaaaaaaaaaaccagCACCtaaaatgctgacgcgtggatgccttttggtcccggttggtgtcaccaaccgggactaaaggccccctgcCTGGGCTCGcaacaccggccacgtggaggcccatctgtcccggttcgtgtaagaaccgggactaaaagccaAGGGCATTaataacgaccttttagtcccggttccgaaacaGGGACAGAAGTCCCTTACGAATCGGGACAAAAGGctatttttctactagtgtgaccTAGACCTTGCGGGCCTCTGGTGGATGCCGAGGCCGGGCTCCATTGGGAGAGCCACCCCTGGAGTATGTTATTACGTTTGGTGCAATATTACTAGGAGTGTAGAATAAGCTATTCTACACTCACGCCAAGGTTAGCATTACTATATAATTAGGAAACATATTTATTACATTATTTTTACAATCAATATTTGAAAACAAAGTGAAGTTTTCATTtgcttttaaaaaatatatttatttgTACATACAAACAATTCCATACGTTAACATAAATGTTAGTGATAaacttttgaagttttcttaaaaGAAAATGTACATTTCTTTTTAGAAATGTTATATTGCGGTTTCAGAAATGTACATTGTATATTTAAAATTTGTTCATCGTATTTGCAGAAAGGATTCAACACATATTGAAAATGGTTCATTGTGTATTTGTCTATTTGAAATTTATTAATGTAACTAAAACATATTCATTAGGAAAATATTTGTGTAATTTTAAAAGGGTTAAAGAATCTCTTTaattatatttaatatattttaaACAAATACATGAATTGAAAAATGGTCGTGAACTATAGTAATTGTAGACGATGGCGTTTCGGGTCAGTAACCTACTGTTGTGGCGATGGGGACGTTGAGTTGGCAATATAGGCTAACTACACGGCTATTGCAACTACTGGTGACCACACTATTTGTCGCGATGGTGTGAGGTAATATCTTCCGAAGGACGATGAGGAGAAGGGGATGGTGGATGTTGCCAATGACGAAACAGTTGTTATGGAGGATGCTGGTGCGAAAGCGGTAGAGATGGTGGTGAGGGCTCCTGAGCTAGGCTGCCCTATAACGCCCTTGGAGATCAACGATTACAAGCCTCAAGGCTCGTTGTGGTTAGGCTCTACTGCTTGTTGGATTGGACTTGAACGGACGTGAGTGGAATGTTACTTCATTTAACCCATGGGATATGCTTTGTTCAGTTCGAAAAGGAAGGCTACAAGTAGATTTGATGACTAACCGAGTGCGCAGCATAATCGACTTATAAAACAAATGTGAGCATGCCAATCAATGTCATCACGGTTTCCTCCCCCTTCCCCGCTCCCCAGCGTCGCCTCCCCGAGCCAGGCGGTCGGGGGCTCCTCCCCCTTCCCTCCTTCCAgcgctccccctctccctcccctcatcCCGTCACCGCTAGCGAGCACAGGCAGGCCCTGCCCGCGTGGTGCTCGCGGCGGGGGGGTCTGCCCTTCCACATGCGCGGCTCCCCTGCTCGGGCGGTGGCGGTGCTCTTCGGCCGGCAGCGGTGTCGCGTGCCACGGTGGCTCTCGACGCGGCAGCACAGTTATTGGTCGTGGGGCGGCACGGTGTCGCTGGTGGCTGGCGGTGTCCGTCGGGCCCAGATTTGGTCCTGTTTGGGCCCCATCTGGGTTTGGGCGGGCCGATAGCTTAGCGCTTGACGGTGTCGCTCCCTGGTGGTGGCACGAGGCGGCCGCGGTTTGCGGCGATGACCACCTCGTCGATCGGCGAATTGCAGCGTGGGGACATGGACTGTCCGGTCCCAACTGAGCCCGACCGGGCCATAGGACCGACAAGTTCTCGTCGTCGCGTCCAGTCGGCTCCGCATAGGCGGTGGAGGTTGTCCCCTCCCTCCAATCGAGTTCTGGCCGTTGTCTCCTCTCCTCCTGTAGGCCTTGTGTTGGCAGCTCCAGAGAGACATCGATGGTGGTCCAGTAATTGTGGTGGAATATGCGTGGGTGGATGAGTGGGTGGTGAACTACGAAGTGtctgggtggtggtggtggtggtggttgtggatcGGGAGAAATTCCTGGCGGCTTGCCCGAGACAGACGCAGTGACGCCTGCGGGCGCCGTCTGACCTTCGTGAAGGGTGTCGGGGATATCCCTCCTCCACCCCCCTTCGCGTACCGAGGAAAACCCTATGACATCGTCAcattccttcttgaaggtgttctTTGGTGTGCGACGCTTCGGAATGCTGTGACGCGGTGGTACTTATTCGGTGGGTGCAACGATTGCCGGTCTTCTTCTCCTTGTCAATCTACCGGTGTCGGTATTTGtttctccttttttatttcttttatttttccttttgggcTTGTTTGTGTTGTGCCCTCAGCGAGCTGGACGTATCGGAtagttgctttataatataaatcATGGGGAAACCCTTTATCATCAATAAATGTCATCACGGACGGAGGGATTACCTCCATTGCTGAGTGCATGCCTAAGGGGCGATGAAGTTGGTTTTCAATGTCGGTGCTCATCGTCCAAATCCTCTGATATCTACCACCGATGAGAGAGGGGAGTAAGCGGCGAGAGAAGGGTGAGAGGATTTACGGCGCCACTTTCACCACGTGCCTCGAGTTTCATCGTTCGGCCCTGACTCTGAAAAGCGGTCGGCTCAAGCATTCCCCCAGGGCCATACTTTACGCTTCATGCGGGAAAAATTCCGGTGCAACTCACGCAACCAAACATCTCAAAATTGCATTTCTAAGTCTACCTTAGTCCAATGAAGACTACCAAATGTGACCTTAGGGCATCTCAACGGCAATCCGCAAAATTTCATCGAAATGATTGAAATGATTGAGAAAATAGTGGAACGAGGAGATGAGTAACAACAGAGTGGTGCGATCCTTGAACGGTGTGAGGGCTCCTTTAAATAGAGGGTGAACATGACAAGACTGTCCAGCATTGTGTTTAATGGAGGCGCTTGACAGCTACGAGGAGGCGTGTTCAGTCGGGCGTGCAGCGGGCAGCGTCCTCGGCCGGCACCCCACTTCAGTGGCAGAGCAACGAGAGGTTGCGTCCGCCTAAGCCATCTTCAATGTGGAGCGATGCTTTACAATGACATGAATGCAGGCAGCTGATGCCGGACAGGAAAGCATACGGGCGAAGGAAGAGGTGTTAGGGTGGGCTCGGACGGTCAAACGAAGGCTTGGGTGATGTCTGGACAGTCATAAAGCCCCGTATCTGTCTCCAGTTTGCGAAAGAAAGTGTGTTATCGTCGAAGAAAGTGTGTTATCGTCTTTCAGACCAATGCAAGCCCGCATTACATGGCTTTGTTCGGACAACACGCTCAGGTATGATTCTGGTGAGTGACCGGACGTGTCTTCTATTTCTTCATTCGCGTAACCACATTTTTTTTCCTCATATGTCTGGTTACTTATACGTAATTGATgaaaaaaaaaatgaataaacaaaagaaaaagtttatCAGGGATGACTTGCGTCCTAAATGGCGTACAATGTGTTCGTGACCCTTCTATTTTTTTCATATTTAAAATAAATATGGGCATTTAATGACCGTACATGTCTACAAACATACGAAGGATCGTTTGAGACATAGATGCTCGTACATGCATAAAAGAGTGCCGGTGGAAAACAACAACGTTGACATTAACCACACGCACCTACCTCTCCAGACTATATACTACTCGTATAAAAGTATGTCACCTCACTACGGGCCTTCTCCATCCTGGCGCCACGCGTCAGTAGCAGTCCATACCCATGTCCATCCCACCCCACCCCACGTCTCCCACATCGCCGCCTCCGCCACTCCGCCACCCCACCCTAGTAGCGTCTCCCtcacaccaccagcaccaacaaccCACGACCACCAAAGCTCCCATGGGGCGCGGCCGTGCCAAGAGGCGCCCTccggccccctcctcctcctcatcgtccGACGACGAGCTCGTTCTGCCGGAGACGGAGGAGGACGACGTGGACGAGTCGGCGGAGCTCATGCTGCTGCCGGTGGGCGCGGAGGTGGAGGTGCGCAGCGACGACCCGGGCTTCGCCGGCTCCTTCTACGAGGCCACCGTCGCCGGCCACCTGCCCTCCGGCGGCTACACGGTGGCCTACGCCACGCTCCTGGCCGACGACGGGGACGACGAGCCGCTCAGGGAGACCGCGGCCGCCGCCAACGTGCGGCCGCGTCCACCACCGCACGAGGCGGGGAGGGGGTTCGCGGTCCACGAGATGGTGGAGGCGTTCCACAACGACGGTTGGTGGGCCGGCGTGGTCTCCGCCGTCCTCCCGTCGCCGGTGATTGCCGGGGATCGCCGAGCATCCTACAGGGTCGCGTTCCCCACGTCGCGGGAGACGCTCGAGTTCGTGGAGACGGATCTGCGGCCGCAGCGCGTGTTCGAGGACGGCCGGTGGGTCCCGGCTGCAGAGGTGGTAAGCAGGGTGTCTCCCTCTGTTCACACGTCACATACTACTTTTGGATTGCATTCAGATTAATTTGTTTGCTGATTATGGATAAATATTATTGCATTTCACATGGATTTGTTTGTTGCATGTAGCATGTTCTTTATCAATGTAGGCCATTAATATATTTCGTTTCTTTTAAGGTGTACATTTGGTATTTTGTAAGTTATCTGAACCTTTTTGGATGGATCAAAATGGCTATTTGTCCCAAACTTTAGAAGTTAATTTTACATTTTCTTCAGACAATTGCTGGCATGGAACTAGTAGCTATAATTCAACCAAGCAATGTCAATTAGAAAAAACCAGCTAGGAAAAATGACTTTGCTTTACAATTCCCCGGCCTATCACATGCTGGTTCAAGTCTAAGAAGTGTATAAGGGTTGCGGTCAAATCGAACATATTGTAGATTTTCAAATCTAACCGTGCTCATATTGTAATTATTTTTCCGTTTAGAACAGCTCGTGTTGTGATTGTGCAGTTTCCCATTTGAGATTTTCTGCTGTCTTTATCATCTGAATTAGCGTACCTTCCTGAAGTTactaattccaacccacatattcCTATTTTAGGCTGTGTTCTCAGGCCAGCCATTACCAGTTAAGTGATAGCAGATACTGAAATGTAGCAGTGATCCTAGATGTTTCTCCGAAATTAAtgatgaaaatttgaagtttTAACTTACAAACTTGGTGGCTACCGGACTATACAGCTGAGTTTAGGACTCTATGATAATTTGCAGCCTTGagataaatataaatattttcCAAAGGTGTATTAAATTAAAAAGATGTGGATGGATCATTTTAAATGCATAACACTTTTCAACTTTAGTGACTAATTCCCTTAATCTACACACGTTGTGCAGTTATCTCTTTCGTTATTTCTGATACTCTTGTTGCGTGCAGGACGATGGAACTCCTTTGTTTGGTGAGGGAAACCAAGTTGAAGTTAGTGGAAAATCCGTCGGCGCATCCTGGAGTCCAGCTACTGTTCTTAAAGTCATTGGTGTTACACATTTTCTAGTACAGTACATGCATACCGAAAATGACGGGGAATTGGCCACTGAGATTGTAGATTCTCAAGACATTCGGCCAGCACGCACCGTCACCCGTATGGGCTCCAAGTACAGATTTTATCCTTCTTCTCATGTTGAGGTCCATCATGAGGGTAGCTGGTGGCCTGGTGTTATTGTTGAGGTTTTAGATAGTGGACTCAACAAGAAGTATATTGTAAAGTTGAAGAATCAAGAGGCGGACATGGAGGACTTGGAACCTGTGGATGTTTTGACGGTTGAAAATGCGCAACTCAGGACACGGTTTGACTGGGACGGTAAAAAATGGGTACGCTTCGTGAAAGAGGTACAATTAGTGCATAATCCGTGTTTTGTCTTGTGTCATTCTTTTCTggcgttctttttgttgtttgcgACAAGTATATTATACTCAATTTTAGTATTTCAGATTTCAAAAAAAATGTGGCAACATGGCGATCGTACTTTGGCTCCTCTTATCATTTTATCCACCATCATTGTGCAGTGTGCACCATTTGCATCAGGGCTAATGAATGACACTTGGTCACAGTAAACTGTGATACACTTAGCCCTGTCATGATGGCCGTTTATTTATCTTGTATGTTTAGGAAAACAAATGTGCACTTGAAAACAGAAGCTTCTGCAAATGAATTAGGAACATGCAAGTTTATTCATAGTTGGAATATTATCCCTACTCTATGTTCCAAACATCAAAGCTGTTGTTCAATGTAGCCTCAAATCTTTATGGTGTACTGATGTGTTATTTTTTTTCCTATGTACTAGCTTTCACACCAAAATCATGACCATGAAATGCATCCATTTCAGGAATCTTCTAATGAACCTCGATTAACCTCACGGAAAAGGCTAGTTCCCGCCTTGTATGATGACTCCGATGAAATCAGCAATGAAACTGATTCTCGTCGTGACAAAAAGTTGAAGAATGAAGATTTGGTATCAGGACAAACTTCCCCTCTTCCTTTGTCCATTTGCAATGCGGGCAATGAAATTACTCATTATCAAGGAAATGCAGTATTGGCATTGCGGTCTGAGCTATCACTTCCTTCACTGCCACCAATGACAGCATTTAACCAGCTGAGTTCATCTTCACTTGCTCCAAGCTGTCATCTGGAACAATCATCTTCTCAGAGTATTATCATACCCTCTACACCACAAAGTCGGCAGTTACGGGCTTTGTTGTTTGGAGCGTTTGGACAACAAAGACCTGACCCACTGTACCGACTATTAGGAACGCGTTCTCTTAACGCATGTTTTCAGAGTATTGAAGGGCCAAAAGGAGCATTAAGCGATCAGGATGAGCAGTCAACTGTGGGAACTAGGACTGAACTGTCGAAACAAATAGAGGAATGTGTTTCTTGTCAAACAGCAATCAACCCTGAAACTGTCAGTTTTTATTTCTATCACCTCCCCTGATTCTCTCAACTGTTTTAAACTAGTCATAAGATCATTTAAAATATCATTTGTTCttattttcctttatatttgTAAATACCTATAATGCAGACAATGAGAGGGATAACTGCTAAAGcaatccaggaagacaacaaggtTATCTCTGTCTCTACGGACTGTAAGTTCTTAAACTATTGTTTAACTTCTAATGGTACAATATAAACTGCAAATACTAATTGGCAAAATTATGCAGTGGCTGAACTTCCTAAGGATATGACTGCTGGATGTGAAATACTTCCAAAAATAAATACGGCGAGCTGTATGGACTCGACGCCACAAAATGGCATCAGAGGTATGCGTTCTGATTTCTGAACAGTCAACAATATGTACTGATTACAGAAATGTCAGAAAACATTTCCATTATGTTACTAGCAGTTGTATCATGATACATTCCATTTCCAGGTTCAGAAGACCGTAGTGGAATAGAGTATCTTAAGCAAGGGGGCTACACTGGTGAAACTAGCGTTGAGCAGGACATGACTGGTGGAGAATTATATCAGAGGTATTTGGTTACGGCTGATAATGCCAGCGTTCCTTTGTTGCCTTCAGCAGAGAGCTGTGAAGCTAATGTGCATGACAACCAGCTCTGGAAGGACAACACAGCAGCTGCAGTGGACTGTGTTACTTGTTATGCAGCTACTTTAGATGACGTTGTACCGAATTTGCTACCATTAGATGGGGATTTGGAGGTCAATATAACTGAAGATATGGATGAGGAAAACCATCAAGGGAATGTGGTTGGATTAGCCAGAAATGGGCATGATAATCAATGTGCTAGTGCTGACTGTCAATTCTCAGCCACATCTTTAACCGCACTCGAGAATGACATGATTACCAATGAAAGTCCAAGCAGGAAGTTCTTAGGCAGTAGCCAATCCGTCGAGAAGTCAACGGTAACTCGGTTGTCTCCTTTTGGTATGAGCAATTATAGTGTGACAGAACCTTTCGATCATAGCTTGGCCATGACAAATGGTGTGGAGGGTACACCAGTATCCAGGTATGTTGCAGCCAGAACAAGTGATTCTGTCTTTCCCTTGTCGCTGGAATCGGTAGCTGTGCACGAGAGTACCATAAGCATGAATGGCCGGCTTTCCGGATCCTTGGCAGTCCAGCATCTTCCATTTAAGAAGACCTCCCGAATGTGGGCACATCTGGAGGCACTGGAAATATTTAGGAAAGCGCCACAGCGGCCGCATTTTCGTCAGTTTGAGGAGTATTGTCCAGAGCTCCGTGAAGGAATGGCATTAGGTTTGATGTACTCTTTTGCCAGTTTATCAGAAAGCATAAACATGCTGGATGTTCAGGGTGACAAAAAACTGCTGGAACAGAAGATGAAGAGCCTCGCTTTACTCGAGGAGAATGGTTTCAATGTCAGGGACCTGAGATTACGCATCGAAATCCTACTCGCCACAAGTAATAGTTGCGTCGAAAAACTGGAGGAGAAGATTGCTAACATAGAAACCTACGACCAGGAACTCCGCACGCAAGTTTGCGCGCTAGCTATGACTGTCGATCGTCTCA
This window encodes:
- the LOC123424886 gene encoding DUF724 domain-containing protein 3-like; its protein translation is MGRGRAKRRPPAPSSSSSSDDELVLPETEEDDVDESAELMLLPVGAEVEVRSDDPGFAGSFYEATVAGHLPSGGYTVAYATLLADDGDDEPLRETAAAANVRPRPPPHEAGRGFAVHEMVEAFHNDGWWAGVVSAVLPSPVIAGDRRASYRVAFPTSRETLEFVETDLRPQRVFEDGRWVPAAEVDDGTPLFGEGNQVEVSGKSVGASWSPATVLKVIGVTHFLVQYMHTENDGELATEIVDSQDIRPARTVTRMGSKYRFYPSSHVEVHHEGSWWPGVIVEVLDSGLNKKYIVKLKNQEADMEDLEPVDVLTVENAQLRTRFDWDGKKWVRFVKEESSNEPRLTSRKRLVPALYDDSDEISNETDSRRDKKLKNEDLVSGQTSPLPLSICNAGNEITHYQGNAVLALRSELSLPSLPPMTAFNQLSSSSLAPSCHLEQSSSQSIIIPSTPQSRQLRALLFGAFGQQRPDPLYRLLGTRSLNACFQSIEGPKGALSDQDEQSTVGTRTELSKQIEECVSCQTAINPETTMRGITAKAIQEDNKVISVSTDLAELPKDMTAGCEILPKINTASCMDSTPQNGIRGSEDRSGIEYLKQGGYTGETSVEQDMTGGELYQRYLVTADNASVPLLPSAESCEANVHDNQLWKDNTAAAVDCVTCYAATLDDVVPNLLPLDGDLEVNITEDMDEENHQGNVVGLARNGHDNQCASADCQFSATSLTALENDMITNESPSRKFLGSSQSVEKSTVTRLSPFGMSNYSVTEPFDHSLAMTNGVEGTPVSRYVAARTSDSVFPLSLESVAVHESTISMNGRLSGSLAVQHLPFKKTSRMWAHLEALEIFRKAPQRPHFRQFEEYCPELREGMALGLMYSFASLSESINMLDVQGDKKLLEQKMKSLALLEENGFNVRDLRLRIEILLATSNSCVEKLEEKIANIETYDQELRTQVCALAMTVDRLNLHAYLMRNMMRSAISQKMSNAMKISRLKAEANDLERSYLSNAVPR